A genomic segment from Stappia indica encodes:
- a CDS encoding GntR family transcriptional regulator: MTVHDHAAAGGPLSDDRAGAIRDRLRLAIVGRKLAPGTKLSEAEVGALFEVSRTVVRAALQMLAFEGLVRSERNRGAFVANPSPDEARQIFASRRLIEPGIAREACARVDAAALERFAALIAEEASQIAAAGPQARQAEIKASGDFHLLLAEVAGNAILHRFMEELVARSSLVIALYGRSDASSCAHAEHRGILDALAAGDADRLARLVGEHIDHIEADLDLAPQGRAPALKDALGL, translated from the coding sequence ATGACTGTCCACGATCATGCCGCCGCCGGCGGCCCGCTTTCCGACGACCGTGCCGGTGCCATCCGCGACCGGCTGCGGCTGGCCATTGTCGGCCGCAAGCTGGCACCCGGTACCAAGCTGTCGGAGGCCGAGGTCGGCGCCCTGTTCGAGGTCAGCCGCACGGTCGTGCGCGCGGCGCTGCAGATGCTGGCCTTCGAGGGGCTGGTGCGCAGCGAGCGCAATCGCGGGGCCTTCGTCGCCAATCCCTCGCCCGACGAGGCGCGGCAGATCTTCGCCTCCCGCCGCCTGATCGAGCCGGGCATCGCCCGCGAGGCCTGCGCCCGCGTCGATGCGGCCGCGCTGGAGCGCTTCGCCGCGCTGATCGCCGAGGAGGCGAGCCAGATCGCCGCTGCCGGACCGCAGGCCCGCCAGGCCGAGATCAAGGCGTCCGGCGATTTTCACCTGTTGCTGGCCGAGGTGGCGGGCAACGCCATCCTGCACCGCTTCATGGAGGAGCTGGTGGCCCGCTCCTCGCTGGTCATCGCGCTCTATGGCCGCTCGGATGCCTCCAGCTGCGCCCATGCCGAGCATCGCGGCATTCTCGACGCGCTGGCCGCGGGCGACGCGGACCGGCTTGCCCGGCTGGTCGGCGAGCACATCGACCATATCGAGGCCGACCTCGACCTTGCTCCGCAGGGCCGCGCCCCGGCGCTGAAGGATGCGCTCGGGCTCTAG
- a CDS encoding SAM-dependent methyltransferase, with translation MIFLRILRTILRRGSLAVIDRAGRRHLLGDGSKPVATVRLSPQASDWQLVRNPVLGIGEAYMDGSLTVDDGRLYEFLDLLARNYGTEAGHPWMSLLERATARLKQSNPMGRARRNVAHHYDLSPALYDLFLDSDRQYSCAYFRSPDDTLEEAQLNKKRHIAAKLMLDRPGLKVLDIGSGWGGLALYLAEEHGAEVTGVTLSEEQYAHASARAARSPAGAQVSFHLRDYREQQGPFDRIVSVGMFEHVGKRHYLEYFSKLRELLTEDGVALIHAIGYSDVPAPINPFIRKYIFPGADLPAMSEVFTEVEKTGLYATDLEILRLHYAETLRHWRERFLARSDEVLKIYDACFLRMWEFYLALCEVGFRRRTNMVFQLQLAKRIDTVPITRDYMFEAERAAEARETKLKQTS, from the coding sequence ATGATCTTCCTGCGCATCCTTCGTACCATCCTTCGCCGCGGCAGCCTTGCCGTGATCGACAGGGCCGGCCGCCGCCATCTTCTCGGCGACGGCTCAAAGCCGGTCGCAACCGTCCGCCTGTCGCCGCAAGCCTCCGACTGGCAGTTGGTCCGCAACCCGGTGCTCGGCATCGGCGAAGCCTATATGGACGGCAGCCTCACGGTCGACGATGGACGGCTTTACGAGTTTCTGGACCTGCTTGCCCGCAACTACGGCACCGAGGCCGGCCATCCCTGGATGTCGCTGCTGGAGCGGGCGACCGCGCGACTCAAGCAGTCCAATCCGATGGGCCGAGCCCGGCGCAACGTCGCCCATCACTACGACCTGTCGCCGGCACTCTACGATCTCTTTCTCGACAGCGACCGGCAGTATTCCTGCGCCTATTTCCGCTCGCCCGACGACACGCTGGAAGAGGCGCAGCTCAACAAGAAGCGGCATATCGCGGCCAAGCTGATGCTCGACCGGCCGGGCCTGAAGGTCCTCGACATCGGCTCGGGCTGGGGCGGGCTGGCGCTCTATCTTGCCGAGGAGCACGGCGCCGAGGTGACCGGCGTGACGCTGAGCGAGGAGCAGTATGCCCATGCGAGCGCGCGCGCTGCCCGCTCGCCGGCGGGCGCGCAGGTCTCGTTCCACTTGCGGGACTACCGCGAGCAGCAGGGCCCGTTCGACCGGATCGTCTCGGTCGGCATGTTCGAGCATGTCGGCAAGCGGCATTACCTGGAATATTTCTCCAAGCTCCGTGAACTCCTCACCGAGGACGGTGTCGCGCTGATCCACGCCATCGGCTACTCGGACGTGCCGGCCCCGATCAACCCCTTCATCCGCAAGTATATTTTCCCCGGCGCCGACCTGCCGGCGATGTCGGAAGTATTCACCGAAGTGGAGAAGACCGGGCTTTATGCCACCGATCTGGAGATCCTGCGGCTGCATTATGCGGAGACGCTGCGCCACTGGCGCGAGCGGTTCCTGGCCCGCAGCGACGAGGTTCTGAAGATCTACGACGCGTGTTTCCTCAGGATGTGGGAGTTCTATCTGGCGCTGTGCGAGGTCGGTTTCCGGCGACGCACCAACATGGTGTTCCAGTTGCAGCTGGCAAAGCGGATCGACACGGTGCCGATCACCCGGGATTACATGTTCGAGGCGGAGCGGGCGGCCGAGGCGCGCGAGACGAAGCTCAAGCAGACGTCCTAG
- a CDS encoding cupin domain-containing protein: MSNGGDAELDIGGRLRALRAGHGLSQRTLAKRAGVTNATISLIESGRMNPSVGALKRVLDGIPVSLTDFFAYEPGAERQVFFQAEELKEIGKGRISYRQVGGNLFGRRLQILHERYEPGADTGRAPLSHDGEEGGVVISGRLEVTVGDQRKILGPGDAYAFDSTEPHRFRAVGPEPCIVVSACTPPSF; this comes from the coding sequence ATGTCTAACGGCGGCGATGCGGAACTCGATATCGGCGGCCGGCTGCGAGCGCTGCGCGCCGGGCACGGGCTTTCCCAGCGCACCCTGGCCAAGCGGGCCGGCGTCACCAACGCGACGATCTCGCTGATCGAGTCCGGGCGCATGAACCCATCCGTCGGCGCGCTGAAACGGGTGCTCGACGGCATCCCGGTCAGCCTCACCGACTTCTTCGCCTATGAGCCCGGCGCCGAGCGGCAGGTGTTCTTCCAGGCCGAGGAGCTCAAGGAAATCGGTAAGGGGAGGATATCCTATCGCCAGGTCGGGGGTAACCTGTTCGGCCGGCGGCTACAGATCCTGCACGAGCGCTACGAGCCCGGCGCCGATACCGGGCGCGCGCCGCTGTCGCATGACGGCGAGGAAGGCGGCGTGGTCATCTCCGGCCGGCTGGAGGTCACGGTCGGCGACCAGCGCAAGATCCTGGGGCCGGGCGATGCCTATGCCTTCGACAGCACCGAGCCGCACCGCTTTCGCGCCGTCGGGCCGGAGCCCTGCATCGTGGTCAGCGCCTGCACGCCGCCCAGTTTCTAG
- a CDS encoding aspartate aminotransferase family protein produces MLDDTPRGKSNRKLDAYWMPFTANRQFKASPRMLVGAKGLHYTSDDGREILDGTAGLWCCNAGHGHTEIADAVHRQLLEMDYAPSFQMGHPLAFEFAERLKDLAPDGFEHVFFTGSGSESVDTALKIALAWHRARGEGSRTRLIGRERGYHGVGFGGISVGGLVNNRRHFGTLLTGVDHLPHTHAPEHNAFSRGQPEWGAHLADELERLVGLHGAETIAAVIVEPVAGSTGVLVPPKGYLQRLREICDKHGILLIFDEVITGFGRLGTPFASQFFGVMPDIFTTAKGLTNGAVPMGAVFTTDRIHDAFMNGPEGTIELFHGYTYSGHPIACAAGLATLDIYERDGLLTRAASIAPVWEEALHGLKDAPHVVDIRNLGLIGGIELASRPGAPGARAYDVFTACFQEGCMIRVTGDVIAMSPPLSIGEAEIAQLIGTLRKVLERTQ; encoded by the coding sequence ATGCTGGACGACACGCCCCGGGGCAAGAGCAATCGCAAGCTCGACGCCTACTGGATGCCCTTTACCGCCAACCGCCAGTTCAAGGCGTCGCCGCGCATGCTGGTCGGTGCCAAGGGGCTGCACTACACCAGCGACGACGGGCGCGAGATCCTCGACGGCACCGCCGGTCTGTGGTGCTGCAATGCCGGCCACGGCCACACCGAGATCGCCGATGCGGTGCATCGCCAGCTGCTCGAGATGGACTACGCGCCGTCCTTCCAGATGGGCCACCCGCTGGCGTTCGAGTTCGCCGAGCGGCTCAAGGACCTGGCGCCGGACGGCTTCGAGCATGTCTTCTTCACCGGTTCGGGTTCCGAATCCGTCGACACGGCGCTGAAGATCGCGCTGGCCTGGCACCGGGCCCGCGGCGAGGGCTCGCGCACCCGCCTGATCGGCCGCGAGCGCGGCTATCATGGCGTCGGCTTCGGCGGCATCTCCGTCGGCGGCCTCGTCAACAACCGCCGCCATTTCGGCACGCTGCTGACCGGCGTCGACCACCTGCCGCACACCCATGCGCCGGAGCACAACGCCTTCTCGCGCGGTCAGCCGGAATGGGGCGCGCATCTCGCCGACGAGCTGGAGCGTCTCGTCGGCCTGCACGGTGCGGAGACCATCGCCGCGGTGATCGTCGAGCCGGTCGCCGGCTCCACCGGCGTGCTGGTGCCGCCGAAGGGCTACCTGCAGCGCCTGCGCGAGATCTGCGACAAGCACGGCATCCTGCTGATCTTCGACGAGGTGATCACCGGGTTCGGCCGTCTCGGCACGCCCTTCGCGTCGCAGTTCTTCGGCGTCATGCCGGATATCTTCACCACCGCCAAGGGCCTGACCAACGGCGCGGTGCCGATGGGCGCGGTCTTCACGACCGACCGCATCCACGATGCCTTCATGAACGGGCCGGAAGGCACGATCGAGCTGTTCCACGGCTACACCTATTCGGGGCACCCGATCGCCTGCGCCGCCGGCCTTGCCACGCTCGACATCTACGAGCGCGACGGCCTGCTGACCCGCGCCGCCTCCATCGCCCCGGTCTGGGAAGAGGCGCTGCACGGGCTGAAGGATGCGCCGCATGTTGTCGACATCCGCAATCTCGGCCTGATCGGCGGCATCGAGCTCGCCTCGCGCCCCGGCGCGCCGGGCGCCCGCGCCTATGACGTGTTCACCGCCTGCTTCCAGGAAGGTTGCATGATCCGCGTCACCGGCGATGTCATCGCCATGTCGCCGCCGCTCTCCATCGGCGAGGCGGAGATCGCCCAGCTGATCGGCACGCTGCGCAAGGTGCTCGAGCGCACGCAGTAA
- a CDS encoding IS5 family transposase (programmed frameshift): MERFVLTDAQWAKMEPHCLGKPTDPGRSGGNNRLFMEAVLWIARTGSPWRDLPAMFGNWSTAFRRFSDWRKADVFKRIFDALSDEPDMEYAMIDATIVKVHRHGQGAKGGPQSQAIGRSKGGMTTKVLALTDGLGNLVRFRLMPGHRFDTVGVAPLIDGVEFGALLADKAFDSNDIVANLNERGAKIVISQHPRRAKPIPLDVEMYKWRHLIENFFCKLKEFKRIAMRACKTDQSFEAMIYLTAAVINSR; the protein is encoded by the exons ATGGAACGCTTCGTACTGACCGACGCCCAATGGGCGAAGATGGAACCGCACTGTTTGGGCAAGCCGACGGACCCTGGACGCAGCGGGGGTAACAACCGACTGTTCATGGAGGCGGTGCTGTGGATTGCTCGCACGGGTAGTCCGTGGCGTGATCTGCCTGCCATGTTCGGCAACTGGAGTACGGCGTTCCGGCGGTTCAGCGACTGGCGCAAAGCCGACGTTTTCAAGCGGATTTTCGATGCTCTGTCGGATGAGCCGGACATGGAATACGCCATGATTGATGCCACCATCGTCAAGGTTCACCGGCACGGTCAGGGCGCAAAAGGGGGAC CTCAGAGCCAGGCCATAGGCCGCTCCAAAGGCGGCATGACGACCAAGGTTCTGGCCCTGACTGATGGGCTCGGGAACCTTGTCCGCTTCCGCCTGATGCCCGGCCACCGCTTCGACACCGTTGGCGTTGCCCCGCTCATCGACGGCGTCGAGTTCGGAGCTCTGCTCGCTGACAAGGCTTTCGATAGCAACGACATTGTCGCCAACCTCAATGAACGCGGCGCGAAGATCGTCATCTCGCAGCACCCACGCCGCGCCAAGCCCATCCCGCTCGACGTCGAGATGTACAAATGGCGCCATCTGATCGAAAACTTCTTCTGCAAACTCAAGGAGTTCAAACGCATCGCCATGCGCGCCTGCAAAACCGATCAGAGCTTCGAGGCCATGATCTACCTCACCGCCGCCGTCATCAACTCACGATGA
- a CDS encoding ArsR/SmtB family transcription factor, producing MKEGPDISRIAALMGEPARANMLTALMSGKALTASELAQEAGVTLPTTSSHLAKLEQGGLVTVRRQGRHRYFALADESVAAVLEGLMGIAAGAGHLRARTGPKDAALRKARVCYNHLAGQMGTRLLDALLERGRLARNGETLELTADGETFFAGLGIDTQALRSGRAALCRDCLDWSERRSHLAGSLGRALLAHMEALGWARTDRKTRIVAFTREGERCFEALL from the coding sequence ATGAAGGAAGGACCCGACATTTCCCGGATCGCCGCCCTGATGGGAGAGCCGGCCCGCGCCAACATGCTGACCGCCCTGATGAGCGGCAAGGCCCTGACGGCGTCCGAGCTTGCCCAGGAGGCCGGCGTGACCCTGCCGACCACGAGTTCGCATCTCGCCAAGCTGGAACAGGGCGGCCTCGTCACTGTGCGGCGCCAGGGCCGGCATAGATATTTCGCGCTGGCGGACGAGAGCGTTGCGGCAGTGCTGGAGGGATTGATGGGCATCGCCGCCGGGGCCGGCCACCTGCGCGCCCGCACGGGGCCGAAGGACGCCGCGCTGCGCAAGGCACGCGTGTGCTACAACCATCTCGCCGGACAGATGGGCACCCGGCTGCTCGACGCCCTGCTGGAACGCGGACGTCTTGCGCGCAACGGCGAGACGCTGGAGCTGACGGCAGACGGCGAGACGTTCTTCGCGGGCCTCGGCATAGACACCCAGGCCTTGCGCAGCGGCCGGGCTGCACTGTGTCGCGACTGTCTCGACTGGAGCGAACGGCGCTCGCACCTTGCCGGCAGCCTCGGCCGCGCCCTGCTTGCCCACATGGAGGCGCTCGGCTGGGCGCGGACCGACCGCAAGACCCGGATCGTCGCTTTCACACGAGAGGGCGAACGGTGCTTCGAGGCGCTGCTCTAA
- a CDS encoding NIPSNAP family protein, with product MLTCIIRYHIDPARKEQFERYCRNWGEAIPRCGADLIGYFAPHEGSSTLAYGIYNIESLAAYEAYRARLAADPLGRENYEFAQKERFLLREDRTWLRLASAPHGRAS from the coding sequence ATGCTCACCTGCATCATCCGCTACCATATCGATCCGGCCAGGAAGGAGCAGTTCGAGCGCTACTGCCGCAACTGGGGGGAGGCAATCCCGCGCTGCGGCGCAGATCTGATCGGCTACTTCGCCCCTCACGAAGGCTCCAGCACCCTGGCCTACGGCATCTACAACATCGAGAGCCTGGCCGCCTACGAGGCCTATCGCGCGCGCCTCGCCGCCGATCCGCTGGGCCGGGAGAACTACGAGTTCGCGCAGAAGGAGCGCTTCCTGTTGCGCGAGGACCGGACCTGGCTGAGGCTTGCCTCGGCTCCGCACGGACGCGCGTCGTGA
- a CDS encoding antibiotic biosynthesis monooxygenase family protein, with translation MIVVIFELEPLEGRQDTYLDIAAELLPLAEQVEGFVSVERFRSLKHPEKLLSLSVFEDEAAVRRWRTLLAHRAAQRRGRDGIFRDYRLRVAKVLRDYGMHARDEAPADSRAVHDV, from the coding sequence GTGATCGTCGTGATCTTCGAGCTGGAGCCGTTGGAGGGGCGCCAGGACACCTATCTCGACATCGCCGCCGAGTTGCTGCCTCTCGCAGAGCAGGTGGAGGGCTTCGTCTCGGTGGAGCGGTTTCGCAGCCTCAAGCATCCCGAGAAGCTGCTGTCGCTCTCTGTCTTCGAGGACGAGGCGGCGGTGCGACGGTGGCGCACGCTCCTTGCCCACCGGGCCGCGCAGCGTCGCGGCCGGGACGGCATCTTCCGCGACTACCGGCTGCGCGTTGCGAAGGTGCTGCGCGACTACGGGATGCACGCGCGTGACGAGGCGCCCGCCGACAGCCGCGCCGTTCACGACGTATGA
- the sigJ gene encoding RNA polymerase sigma factor SigJ — protein sequence MQHDAASDAVDTFEKVRGRLTGLAYRMTGLRADAEDAVQDAWLRWQRTDRSKVEEPEAFLSTVVTRLCLDRLRRRRREQAAYDGPWLPEPLLGAAGGASAEPAEEIFASDISFALMLALERLSPLERAAFLLHDVFDMGFGEIAEMLGRSEAACRQLASRARDNIRKARPRFSVDQQEHEAVASAFLSAARQNDVEGLSRLLAEGAVLHSDGGGQKIAARNLISGALRVARFFAGVARKFGRPPAWRCRVQLGGLPGELTLEADGTRQATAVEVADGRVQAVYVLRNPDKLARLWAEAGGPDEAPGPAHTS from the coding sequence ATGCAGCATGACGCCGCGAGCGACGCGGTAGACACGTTCGAGAAGGTGCGGGGCCGGCTGACCGGCCTCGCCTACCGGATGACGGGCCTTCGCGCCGATGCCGAGGACGCGGTCCAGGACGCCTGGCTGCGCTGGCAACGCACGGATCGCAGCAAGGTGGAGGAGCCGGAGGCGTTCCTCTCCACCGTGGTCACTCGCCTGTGCCTCGACCGGCTGCGCCGGCGCCGGCGCGAACAGGCGGCCTATGACGGCCCCTGGCTGCCCGAGCCGCTGCTCGGCGCGGCCGGCGGCGCGTCTGCCGAACCGGCGGAAGAGATCTTCGCCTCCGACATTTCCTTCGCCCTGATGCTGGCGCTGGAGCGGCTGTCGCCGCTGGAACGGGCGGCTTTCCTGCTGCACGACGTCTTCGACATGGGCTTTGGCGAGATCGCCGAAATGCTGGGCCGGAGCGAGGCCGCCTGCCGGCAGCTCGCCAGCCGCGCCCGCGACAACATCCGCAAGGCACGGCCGCGTTTTTCCGTCGATCAACAGGAGCACGAAGCCGTGGCGTCCGCCTTCCTGAGCGCGGCCCGGCAGAACGATGTGGAGGGGCTGAGCCGGCTGCTGGCCGAGGGCGCCGTGCTGCATTCGGACGGCGGCGGCCAGAAGATCGCCGCGCGCAACCTGATCAGCGGCGCCCTGCGCGTTGCCCGGTTCTTTGCCGGCGTCGCGCGCAAGTTCGGCCGCCCGCCCGCCTGGCGATGCCGGGTGCAGCTGGGCGGCCTGCCCGGCGAGTTGACGCTGGAGGCCGACGGCACCCGGCAAGCGACGGCCGTGGAGGTCGCCGACGGCCGGGTGCAAGCGGTCTACGTGCTCCGCAACCCGGACAAGCTGGCGCGGCTGTGGGCCGAGGCCGGCGGCCCGGACGAGGCGCCCGGGCCGGCTCATACGTCGTGA
- a CDS encoding carboxymuconolactone decarboxylase family protein has product MTARLDYYNIAPDMLKPMLALEAAVRGGALERELVELVKLRASQINGCAYCLHMHSRDARAGGMDQTRLDLLPAWRESSLYSPRERAALAWTEALTLLAQTGAPDEDYAGIAEHFDEAERVQLSMLICTINAWNRLAVGFRSEHPKAPEKGTGKADAA; this is encoded by the coding sequence ATGACTGCCCGTCTCGACTATTACAATATCGCCCCCGACATGCTGAAGCCGATGCTGGCGCTGGAGGCCGCGGTGCGCGGCGGGGCGCTGGAACGCGAGCTCGTCGAGCTGGTGAAGCTGCGCGCCTCGCAGATCAACGGCTGCGCCTACTGCCTCCACATGCATTCGCGCGACGCGCGGGCCGGCGGCATGGACCAGACCCGGCTCGACCTGCTGCCGGCATGGCGCGAATCTTCGCTCTACTCGCCGCGCGAGCGCGCCGCGCTTGCCTGGACCGAGGCGCTGACCCTGCTTGCGCAGACCGGCGCGCCGGACGAGGATTACGCCGGCATCGCCGAGCATTTCGACGAGGCGGAGCGGGTACAACTGTCGATGCTGATCTGCACCATCAACGCCTGGAACCGGCTGGCGGTGGGCTTTCGCAGCGAGCATCCGAAGGCGCCGGAAAAGGGAACGGGCAAGGCCGATGCAGCATGA
- a CDS encoding phospholipase D family protein: MAILDEFAALEEIRTILASTDRAKLAVAFWGDGAIKRLGLVGSGVQLQILCNLESGACNPNELRKLLGLSNVVLKSHSALHAKVWWTPNAAVLGSSNASTNGLALEHETGSGWHEANVRIDDATTLNSISKWFEKLFNEGHRIEEADLARAEELWKARKRLVLSGVMSASTLFAAFEKAPQNSAWSRVKIAYSSEYISKNISDWLKNKQKQGFYSEGIFIYEGWNKCMFPGDFILDYDFSKNFAKYGGIWKVIDEDVHPEGVRLVVKLERLPVGPVHQFEVSAEEQAELAGIAPAAIKQYGEDSGSALLTLAQAMELIGARASVATDKAFHRAMLGIYEETMSFGYKPTTFRRMVADHGGVEAARRLIRGTATSGFEKLWENGRLDISVEALILRPEWHSLFTDEDREIARKRLKQYNFQVAD; encoded by the coding sequence ATGGCTATACTCGATGAATTTGCCGCCCTCGAAGAAATTCGCACGATACTGGCTTCGACAGATCGCGCGAAACTGGCTGTTGCTTTCTGGGGGGATGGGGCGATCAAACGCTTGGGGCTGGTTGGCTCTGGAGTTCAGCTCCAAATCCTCTGCAACCTAGAATCCGGGGCTTGTAACCCAAATGAGTTGCGCAAGTTGCTTGGCCTATCGAATGTAGTGCTCAAGTCGCACTCAGCACTCCACGCCAAAGTCTGGTGGACGCCGAATGCCGCGGTGCTTGGCTCGTCCAACGCTTCGACCAATGGCCTTGCGCTCGAGCACGAGACCGGAAGCGGTTGGCATGAGGCCAATGTCCGGATCGACGATGCCACAACGCTCAACAGCATTTCCAAGTGGTTCGAGAAACTGTTCAACGAGGGGCACCGCATCGAGGAAGCAGATCTCGCACGGGCGGAAGAGCTTTGGAAGGCGCGTAAGCGCCTTGTTCTCTCTGGTGTGATGTCGGCTAGTACTCTGTTTGCGGCTTTTGAGAAAGCGCCCCAGAATTCAGCATGGAGTCGTGTGAAAATCGCATATTCCAGTGAATATATCAGCAAAAATATAAGTGATTGGCTTAAAAATAAGCAAAAACAAGGCTTTTATTCTGAAGGTATATTTATTTATGAAGGTTGGAATAAGTGTATGTTTCCGGGCGATTTCATATTGGATTATGATTTTTCCAAAAATTTTGCAAAATATGGAGGCATATGGAAGGTCATTGATGAAGACGTTCATCCTGAAGGCGTGCGTCTCGTGGTGAAATTAGAACGGTTGCCAGTCGGTCCGGTTCATCAGTTCGAGGTATCTGCTGAGGAGCAGGCAGAGTTGGCCGGCATCGCCCCTGCAGCAATCAAGCAGTATGGTGAGGATAGTGGCAGTGCTCTGCTCACACTTGCGCAAGCAATGGAACTGATTGGCGCGCGTGCCTCAGTCGCGACCGACAAGGCCTTCCATCGCGCAATGCTCGGCATCTACGAAGAGACCATGAGCTTTGGCTACAAGCCGACGACTTTCAGAAGAATGGTCGCCGATCACGGCGGGGTTGAGGCTGCGCGGCGGTTGATTCGGGGGACGGCTACGAGTGGCTTCGAGAAGCTTTGGGAAAATGGACGCTTAGATATTTCGGTGGAGGCCCTCATTCTGCGCCCGGAATGGCATTCGCTATTCACTGACGAGGATCGTGAAATCGCACGTAAGAGATTGAAGCAATATAATTTTCAGGTTGCAGACTGA
- a CDS encoding demethoxyubiquinone hydroxylase family protein, giving the protein MTTSPPAAPDTRGRDPQLTVRRILKVNHAGEFGAIRIYGAQITVARHLFPDIVPVLEEMRADEIDHCRLFREAMPARGARPCRIMSLWSLGGYVLGALTALGGRNTVWICTEAVESAVHRHLEDQLAFLADRDPQLHALIASIQQQELAHLREAESRQQGRGLAHALLLPLVSGLTDLMIWLSTWGDSSRMRTDMARAGQEGSASPPSYRP; this is encoded by the coding sequence ATGACGACCAGTCCGCCAGCCGCGCCCGACACCCGCGGCCGTGACCCGCAGCTCACCGTCCGCCGTATTCTCAAGGTCAACCACGCGGGCGAGTTCGGCGCCATCCGGATCTATGGTGCCCAGATCACGGTCGCCCGGCACCTTTTTCCGGACATCGTGCCGGTTCTGGAAGAGATGCGCGCCGACGAGATCGACCATTGCCGCCTGTTCCGCGAGGCGATGCCCGCAAGAGGCGCCCGGCCCTGCCGCATCATGTCGCTGTGGAGCCTTGGCGGCTATGTGCTCGGCGCCCTGACCGCGCTCGGCGGGCGCAACACGGTCTGGATCTGCACCGAGGCCGTGGAAAGCGCCGTCCACCGCCACCTGGAGGACCAGCTCGCCTTCCTCGCCGACCGCGATCCGCAGCTGCACGCCCTCATCGCCTCGATCCAGCAACAGGAACTGGCGCACCTGCGCGAGGCCGAAAGCCGCCAGCAGGGGCGGGGCCTCGCCCACGCGCTGCTGCTGCCGCTCGTCAGTGGCCTGACCGACCTGATGATCTGGCTTTCGACCTGGGGCGATTCCAGCCGGATGCGCACGGACATGGCCCGGGCGGGACAAGAGGGTTCCGCAAGCCCGCCATCGTACCGCCCGTAA